The Geoalkalibacter sp. genome includes a region encoding these proteins:
- a CDS encoding helix-turn-helix transcriptional regulator produces MVEHLVFERYGWLDGEIRAGAYPNAARLARHFEISPRTAQRTIEFLRDRYRAPLEYDPTRKGYFYADTSFTLPQLPISQDELLAILLARNLLSQSAGGIIGEAIASFGKKLLARTGELGLSERRLRDCFSAIWNGYSPADSQTFQRLATALLQSRRVAFRHYSPYRDQWSERTADPYHLQHYNGSWVLLAWCHLRDDWRIFHLSRIELRFFRTIPPPGFHHHSPRQGAVN; encoded by the coding sequence ATGGTCGAGCATCTCGTTTTTGAGCGTTATGGTTGGCTGGATGGAGAGATCCGTGCCGGTGCCTATCCGAATGCCGCAAGGCTGGCGCGACACTTTGAAATCTCTCCCCGCACGGCGCAGCGTACCATCGAATTTCTGCGCGATCGATATCGGGCGCCGCTCGAGTACGATCCGACACGCAAAGGGTATTTCTACGCCGATACGAGTTTCACCCTGCCACAACTGCCCATCTCGCAGGATGAACTGCTGGCCATCTTGCTGGCCCGCAACCTTCTTTCCCAGAGTGCAGGCGGCATCATCGGCGAAGCCATCGCGTCCTTCGGCAAAAAGCTGCTGGCCAGGACCGGCGAACTCGGTCTCAGCGAACGGCGTCTGCGGGATTGCTTCTCCGCCATCTGGAACGGTTACTCCCCGGCCGACAGCCAAACCTTCCAGCGTCTTGCCACGGCGCTGCTGCAATCGCGCCGGGTCGCCTTTCGCCACTATTCACCCTATCGCGATCAATGGAGCGAGCGCACCGCCGACCCCTACCATCTGCAACACTACAACGGCAGCTGGGTGTTGCTCGCCTGGTGCCACCTGCGTGACGACTGGCGCATTTTCCACCTCTCGCGCATCGAGCTGCGATTTTTCAGGACCATTCCCCCACCTGGTTTTCACCACCATTCCCCCAGGCAGGGCGCTGTAAATTGA